In one Bos mutus isolate GX-2022 chromosome 19, NWIPB_WYAK_1.1, whole genome shotgun sequence genomic region, the following are encoded:
- the IGFBP4 gene encoding insulin-like growth factor-binding protein 4 → MLSLCLVAALLLAAGPGPSLGDEAIHCPPCSEEKLARCRPPVGCEELVREPGCGCCATCALGKGMPCGVYTPRCGSGLRCYPPRGVEKPLHTLVHGQGVCMELAEIEAIQESLQPSDKDEGDHPNNSFSPCSAHDRKCLQKHLAKIRDRSTSGGKMKVIGAPREEARPVPQGSCQSELHRALERLAASQSRTHEDLYIIPIPNCDRNGNFHPKQCHPALDGQRGKCWCVDRKTGVKLPGGLEPKGELDCHQLADSFRE, encoded by the exons ATGCTGTCCCTCTGCCTCGTGGCCGCGCTGCTGCTGGCCGCCGGGCCCGGGCCGAGCCTGGGCGACGAAGCCATCCACTGCCCGCCCTGCTCCGAGGAGAAGCTGGCGCGCTGCCGCCCCCCCGTGGGCTGCGAGGAGCTGGTGCGAGAGCCGGGCTGCGGCTGTTGCGCCACTTGCGCCCTGGGCAAAGGGATGCCCTGTGGGGTGTACACCCCCCGCTGCGGCTCCGGCCTGCGCTGCTACCCGCCCCGGGGCGTGGAGAAGCCCCTGCACACGCTGGTGCACGGACAAGGCGTGTGCATGGAGCTGGCAGAGATCGAGGCCATCCAGGAAAGCCTGCAGCCCTCTG ACAAGGACGAGGGCGACCACCCCAACAACAGCTTCAGCCCCTGCAGCGCCCACGACCGCAAGTGCCTGCAGAAGCACTTGGCCAAAATTCGAGACCGGAGCACCAGTGGGGGCAAGATGAAGGTCATCGGGGCGCCCCGAGAGGAAGCCCGGCCTGTG ccccagggctccTGCCAGAGTGAGCTGCACCGGGCGCTGGAGCGGCTGGCCGCCTCACAGAGCCGCACCCACGAAGACCTTTACATCATTCCCATCCCCAACTGCGACCGCAACGGCAACTTCCACCCCAAACAG TGCCACCCGGCCCTGGATGGGCAGCGCGGCAAGTGCTGGTGTGTGGACCGGAAGACGGGAGTGAAGCTTCCGGGGGGCCTGGAGCCGAAGGGGGAGCTGGACTGCCACCAGTTGGCTGACAGCTTCCGAGAGTGA